A region from the Triticum urartu cultivar G1812 chromosome 1, Tu2.1, whole genome shotgun sequence genome encodes:
- the LOC125521114 gene encoding putative respiratory burst oxidase homolog protein H yields the protein MASSSEGYVDVPLGGEHHKQPPPQPHPYSAPTMRKQPSRLTSGMKRLASRVTSFRVPDMGLKRTHSSAQPALKGLRFLDKAAAGKDGWKSVEKRFDEMSADGRLHQENFAKCIGMADSKEFASEVFVAMARRRKIDPEQGLTKEQLQECWEEMSDNNFDARLRIFFDMCDKNGDGKLTEDEVKEIIVLSAGANKLAKLKKHAATYASLIMEELDPDARGYIEIWQLEKLLRKMVMEEGSQDQMDQASTSLAKTMVPSSHRSPMQKQIHETVDFIHENWKRIWFLALWGVANIALFIFKFIQYRNRAVFEVMGYCVCIAKGAAETTKLNMALILLPVCRNTLTALRSTALSAVIPFDDNINFHKVIAVGIAIGAGMHTVVHLTCDFPRLVSCPSDKFQEKLGPFFNYVQPTWGTLFASTPGWTGILLVLIMSFSFTLATTSFRRSVVKLPSPLHHLAGFNSFWYAHHLLVFAYILLVMHSYYLFLTKPWYKKTGWMYIAVPVIFYASERATRRVREKNYGVTVIKAAIYPGNVLSLYMKKPSSFKYKSGMYLFVKCPDVSPFEWHPFSITSAPGDDYLSVHIRTLGDWTTELRNLFGKACEEEVNSKKATLSRLETTVIAEGADENTRFPKIFVDGPFGAPAQNYKKYDILFLIGLGIGATPFISILKDLLHNIKSNNEQQSMNDEEAGSSFKSNGPSRAYFYWVTREQGSFEWFKGVMNEVAECDSDNAIEMHNYLTSVYEEGDARSALIAMVQSLQHAKNGVDIVSGSKIRTHFARPNWRKVYSDLANTHKNARIGVFYCGSPTLTKTLRELAIEFSHTTTTRFHFHKENF from the exons ATGGCGTCGTCGTCGGAGGGGTACGTGGACGTGCCGCTCGGCGGCGAGCATCATAagcagccgccgccgcagccgcacCCGTACTCGGCGCCCACCATGCGGAAGCAGCCGTCGCGGCTGACGTCCGGGATGAAGCGGCTGGCGTCGAGGGTCACCTCCTTCCGCGTGCCCGACATGGGCCTCAAGCGCACCCACTCCAGCGCGCAGCCGGCGCTCAAGGGCCTCCGCTTCCTCGACAAGGCCGCCGCCGGCAAGGACGGCTGGAAGTCCGTCGAGAAGCGCTTCGACGAGATGAGCGCCGACGGCCGCCTCCACCAGGAGAACTTCGCCAAGTGCATCG GCATGGCGGACTCCAAGGAATTCGCAAGCGAGGTGTTCGTGGCGATGGCGAGGAGAAGGAAGATCGACCCAGAACAAGGACTCACCAAGGAGCAGCTCCAGGAGTGCTGGGAAGAGATGTCTGACAACAACTTCGATGCACGGCTACGCATATTCTTTGACAT GTGCGACAAGAACGGCGACGGAAAGCTCACAGAAGATGAGGTCAAGGAG ATCATAGTGCTGAGCGCGGGGGCGAACAAGCTTGCCAAGCTGAAGAAACATGCTGCGACCTACGCCTCGCTCATCATGGAGGAGCTGGACCCTGATGCCCGCGGCTACATTGAG ATTTGGCAGCTGGAGAAGCTACTCCGTAAGATGGTGATGGAAGAGGGGTCACAGGATCAGATGGACCAGGCGTCAACCAGCCTCGCCAAGACAATGGTTCCGTCCAGTCACCGGAGCCCAATGCAGAAACAGATTCACGAGACCGTCGACTTCATCCACGAGAACTGGAAGAGGATATGGTTCCTGGCGCTGTGGGGGGTCGCCAACATTGCCCTCTTCATATTCAAGTTCATACAGTACAGGAATCGGGCCGTCTTCGAGGTGATGGGGTACTGTGTCTGCATCGCCAAGGGTGCCGCTGAGACGACCAAGCTGAACATGGCCCTCATACTCCTCCCGGTGTGCCGAAACACGCTAACAGCACTCCGGTCGACTGCACTCAGCGCCGTCATACCATTTGACGACAACATAAACTTCCACAAG GTTATCGCGGTTGGAATTGCAATTGGAGCGGGTATGCATACGGTTGTTCACCTGACCTGCGACTTCCCAAGGCTGGTCTCCTGCCCAAGTGACAAGTTCCAGGAGAAGCTGGGGCCCTTCTTCAACTATGTTCAACCAACATGGGGAACTCTGTTCGCGAGCACTCCAGGGTGGACTGGTATCCTCCTGGTCCTCATAATGTCATTCTCCTTTACACTGGCGACAACCTCCTTCAGGAGGAGCGTCGTGAAGCTGCCATCGCCACTGCACCACCTGGCTGGCTTCAATTCCTTCTGGTATGCCCACCACCTGCTGGTGTTTGCATACATCCTTCTGGTGATGCACTCCTACTACTTATTCCTCACCAAGCCGTGGTACAAGAAAACG GGATGGATGTACATAGCAGTTCCTGTTATCTTCTATGCCAGCGAGAGAGCCACCAGAAGAGTTCGTGAGAAGAATTATGGAGTGACTGTCATCAAG GCAGCAATTTACCCAGGAAATGTTCTCTCTCTTTACATGAAGAAGCCATCAAGTTTCAAATACAAAAGTGGGATGTACCTCTTTGTAAAATGCCCAGACGTCTCGCCTTTTGAATG GCATCCCTTCTCCATCACCTCTGCACCTGGGGACGACTACTTGAGTGTACATATCCGCACATTAGGTGACTGGACAACAGAACTAAGGAACCTATTTGGGAAG GCCTGTGAAGAAGAAGTAAATTCCAAGAAGGCTACACTATCAAGACTTGAGACCACAGTCATAGCAGAAGGCGCGGACGAGAATACTAG ATTTCCCAAGATCTTTGTTGATGGCCCTTTCGGTGCACCAGCTCAAAATTACAAGAAATACGACATCCTTTTCCTTATTGGCCTTGGAATTGGTGCAACTCCTTTCATCAGCATACTGAAGGATCTCCTGCACAACATAAAGTCTAATAAT GAGCAGCAAAGCATGAATGACGAGGAGGCAGGCAGCAGCTTCAAGAGCAACGGGCCAAGCCGAGCTTACTTCTATTGGGTTACCAGGGAACAAGGCTCCTTTGAATGGTTCAAAGGTGTCATGAATGAAGTTGCTGAATGTGATAGCGAT AATGCAATAGAGATGCACAACTACCTAACCAGTGTGTACGAGGAAGGAGATGCGAGGTCAGCTCTGATTGCCATGGTTCAATCGCTCCAACACGCAAAAAATGGTGTGGATATCGTCTCCGGCAGCAAG ATCCGGACACATTTTGCAAGGCCAAACTGGAGAAAGGTGTACTCTGATTTGGCAAATACCCACAAGAATGCTCGTATAG GTGTTTTCTATTGTGGATCTCCGACGCTTACAAAAACACTCAGGGAACTTGCAATAGAATTCAGCCACACGACAACAACACGGTTCCATTTCCACAAGGAGAACTTCTAA
- the LOC125521122 gene encoding transcription factor FAMA-like has product MEKQGSSHQLDTFAQLDGGAAPEEPIGGGAAAEMVDYMLGQTTPLPPGGPHGQVSLDKLSFSDVLQFADFGPRLALNQPSADHDDARDDDEEDSYFFRFQSQLSGSDDPDPRGGAGIHHAAEHEGSKTADGSGGPHDHGGGVSESTTLVQQSDGGGRVGQKAGGEQAKSGRRKRPRSTKTSEEVESQRMTHIAVERNRRRQMNDYLRVLRSLMPGSYVQRGDQASIIGGAIEFIRELEQLIQCLESQKRRRLYGDTPRPVADASAPVVPATSIHEPPPQGHEAAPFYVSPSLSFPGAGNGDGAAGAKVMIDLDACGGGLREEVAENKSSLADIEVRVLGEDAVIKVLSRRRPEQLIKTIAVLEEMHMSILHTNITTIEQTVLYSFNVKITSEPRFTAEEIVGAVHQILSFIDVNYTL; this is encoded by the exons ATGGAAAAACAG GGAAGCAGCCACCAGCTGGACACCTTCGCTCAACTggacggcggggcggcgccggaggaGCCGATCGGTGGCGGCGCGGCAGCCGAGATGGTGGACTACATGCTGGGCCAGACGACGCCGCTGCCTCCGGGAGGGCCGCACGGCCAGGTGTCCTTGGACAAGCTCAGCTTCTCCGACGTGCTACAGTTCGCCGACTTCGGCCCCAGGCTCGCGCTCAACCAGCCGTCCGCCGACCACGACGACGCCCgtgacgacgacgaggaggacaGCTACTTCTTCAGGTTCCAGTCCCAGCTCTCCGGCTCGGACGACCCTGATCCCCGCGGAGGCGCAGGTATCCACCACGCGGCGGAGCACGAGGGCAGCAAGACGGCGGACGGATCAGGAGGCCCGCACGATCATGGCGGCGGCGTCTCCGAGAGCACCACGCTGGTGCAGCAGTCCGACGGTGGCGGCAGGGTAGGCCAGAAGGCTGGCGGGGAGCAGGCGAAGAGCGGGCGGCGGAAGCGGCCCAGGTCGACGAAGACCAGCGAGGAGGTGGAGAGCCAGCGGATGACGCACATCGCCGTCGAGCGCAACCGGCGGCGACAGATGAACGATTACCTCAGGGTCCTCAGGTCCCTCATGCCAGGATCCTACGTCCAAAGG GGAGATCAAGCATCCATCATAGGCGGAGCCATAGAGTTCATACGTGAGCTAGAGCAGCTAATCCAGTGCCTCGAGTCACAGAAGCGGCGGCGCCTGTACGGCGACACGCCACGGCCGGTCGCTGACGCGTCCGCCCCGGTGGTGCCGGCGACATCCATCCACGAGCCGCCGCCGCAAGGGCACGAGGCTGCGCCGTTCTACGTCTCCCCGAGCCTCTCGTTCCCCGGGGCGGGGAACGGTGACGGTGCCGCCGGAGCCAAGGTGATGATCGACCTCGACGCGTGCGGCGGCGGGCTCCGGGAGGAGGTGGCCGAGAACAAGTCGAGCCTGGCGGACATCGAGGTGCGCGTGCTGGGCGAGGACGCGGTGATCAAGGTCCTGTCTCGCCGCCGGCCGGAGCAGCTGATCAAGACCATCGCCGTGCTGGAGGAGATGCACATGTCCATCCTCCACACCAACATCACCACCATCGAGCAGACCGTCCTCTACTCCTTCAACGTCAAG ATCACGAGCGAGCCAAGATTCACGGCCGAGGAGATCGTTGGCGCCGTCCACCAGATCCTCAGCTTCATCGACGTCAACTACACGTTATGA